DNA sequence from the Brevundimonas sp. NIBR10 genome:
TGACGTCGCCGGCCAGGGCGACGGCGGTGCGGCCCTCCGCCTCGATCAATTTGATCACGTCGTCGGCGTCGTCGGCTTCGGACGACAGATAGCCGATGGCCACGTCGGCACCTTCCCGTGCATAGGCGATGGCGGCGGCGCGACCGATGCCAGAATCACCGCCGGTGATCAGGGCCTTGCGACCGGCCAGCCGATCCGACCCCTTGTAGCTGGTCTCGCCGTGATCCGGCTCGGGCGTCATCCGCTCGGCCAGGCCCGGTGCGGGTTGCGGCTGTTTCGGAAAGGGCGGGCGCGGATACTGTTCGCGCGGATCCTGCATCGTCAGGCGATCGGTCATGGGAAGGCTCTCGGCTGGGAGTGAGCCGAATGAACACCGCCGGGCCGATTGGGTTCTGGCTCAGCTCGCGCGGAAGGCCGCGATGGCATCGACGGTGGCCCGGACCTGGGTCTCGATCCCGGCCCAGTCGCCGGCCTTGACCGCCGCATCGGTGATCAGCTTGGAGCCCATGCCTGCCGCCACGATGCCCGCGCCGAACCACTTGGCGATGGACGCTGCGTCCGGATCGACGCCGCCGGTCGGCATGATCTTGGTCCAGGGCATGGGCCCCAGCACCGCCTTGACGAAGTCCGGTCCGCCGACCGAGGCCCCGGGGAACAGTTTGATGATCTCGCAGCCCAGCTCCTGCGCCTCGCCGATGTCGCGCACCGAACCGCAGCCCGGGAAGTAGGCGACCATGCGCCGGTTGCAGACCCGCGCCACGTCGGGCACCAGACAGGGGCTGACCACGAACCGCGCGCCGCGATTGAGGAACTGCGCCGCCGTGCCCGCATCGATGATCGAGCCGATGCCGAGAACCACGTCCGGGTCGGTCTTGATCATCTCGCGATTGATTTCGCCGAACAGGTCGCAGGCGAAGTCGCCGCGATTGGTGAACTCAACGGCCTTGGCTCCGCCGCGCGCACAGGCCCGGATCACGTTCAGACAGACCTCCGGGTCCGAATGATAGAAAACCGGCGCGACGCCCTGGGTCTGGAGGGCGGTCAGGACGCTGAGGCGATCGATGGGCATGGGGCTCTCCGGAAGATGCGATCTGCGTCGCCGCTGGGGCCGTGCGCGTCAAGGGCGAGGGCGGTAAACCGGTATCAATCCGTGTGACGAGGCTCCCGGCCCCTTGACCTCGCCCGCCGCGGCCTCCCTTGTCTTCACAGGGGGCACGGCATGAGCACGGACGGCGATCTGGAGGTGGCGGCGGGGTTTGCGACGGCCCTGGGGCCGCGCGCGGACAACCAGGATTTCGGCGGGGTCCATATCGGATCGCCGACGGAGCAGCGGCTGCACGGGATCGTCGCGGTGGTCGCCGACGGAGTCTCGGGGTCCAAGGCCGGGCGGGTGGCGTCCGAACTGGCGGCCCGCAGCTTCATCGACGGCTATCTGAGCCAGAACCCGCTGGGCGGGATCGCGGCGGCGGGGGTGGCGGCGCTGCGGGGGTTCAACCGCTGGCTCCATGCGCGGGGCAAGGCCGACCCGGCCATGGCGGGGGCGGCGACGACCTTCACCGCCCTGGTGCTGCGCGGGCGCGAGGCGACGGCCCTGCACGTGGGCGACAGCCGGGCCTGGCATTTCCGTGACGGCGTCCTGACCCGGCTGACCGAGGATCACACCTTGTCGCAGCAGGGCCTGAACCATGTGTTGTACCGCGCCGTCGGCATCGAACAGGACGTCAAGCTGGACGTCCGGGTCCAGCCGCTGAAGGCCCACGACCGGCTGTTGCTGACCAGCGACGGAGTCCACGGCGTGGTGGACGATGAGGCCCTGTGCCGCCTGTTGGCCAGGCGTGCCTCACCCGATGCGGATGCGCAGGCCATCGTCGAGGCGGCGACGCTGGCCGGGACGCGCGACAATGCGACGGCCATCGTGCTGGACGTGGTTCGCATCGCGGCCCTGGACCGCGACGCCATCGGTGCAGAGGCGCAAGGCCTGCCGATCCTGCCGACGCCCAAGGTCGGCGACAATGTGGATGGCTATGCGCTGGAGCGGGCGCTGTCGGACGGGAAATACACGCGGCTGTTCCTGGCGCGGGACGGCAGCGACCCGACGCCGGTCGTGGTCAAGTTTCCGAAACCCACCCTTTTGTCCGAACAGGGCGCGCGGGCGGCCTTTCTGCGCGAGAGCTTCATCGGGCGGCGCATCGACAGTCCCTTCGTCGGCAAGACCCTGGCGGTCGATGCGGGGCGCCAGAGCCGGCTCTATATCGTCCAGCCCTTCTATGACGGCCAGACCCTGCATGGGCGGCTGGCGGGCGAAGGTCCGCTGGACATCCAGTCGGGGGTCTCCACGGCGATCCGGCTGGCGCGTGGGGTGGAGGCCCTTCATCGCCAGACCATCACCCATCGCGACATCAAGCCCGACAATGTCATCCTGGAAAAGGGAGGCGGACTGAAGCTGATCGACCTCGGCGTCGCGCGCCTGCCCCGGATCGAAGGGTTCGGCGCGGAGGATTTCTCCGAGAACGAGGCACCGGGGACGCCGGGCTATATGGCACCGGAGCTTCATTCAGGTGCGGCCGGCGACGCCCTCAGCGACCAGTTCGCCCTGGGCGTGACCCTCTACCGGATGTTCTGCGGGCCCCAGTATCCGTGGGGCCAGGCCGAGGGTCGCCCCCGTTTCGATCGGCTGACGCGGCCGACGACGCACCGGCCCGACATGCCGGCCTGGCTCGAGGCGGCGATCGTGCGGGCCGTCGCGCCCGACCCGGACGACCGGTTCGCCGACGTTCAGGAACTGATCCATGTGCTGGAAAGCGGCAGCGCCACGGCGGCCCCGATGGCCGACAGCCTGTCGCTGATGGAACGCTATCCGGTGCGCTTCTGGCAGGCGGTTTCGGCGGTGCTGGCGGTGCTGCTGTTCATCGCCGTGGTCACGCGCTGAGGGCCAGATCGGCGATGCGGGCGACCAGGGTGCTGTCCGGATCGGCCAGAGGGCCCAGCACGGTGAAATGATCGAGGGTGCCCAGCGCCTCGAACCGGGTCTGCGCGCCGCCTGCACCCCAGACCTCGGCCATCGTCCGGCTCTGACGGAGGAACTCCGAGGTCTCGCCGCCGCCGACGATACAGTCGAGGACCGCTCCCTCAGGCACGGTCCAGCCCAGCGGGCTGAGGCGGGCGACTTCGGGTGGGTCGAGACGCAACGCCGTGTTGATCGAGGTGTGAACCAGCGGCCGTAGGTCGAAGACGCCGGAGATGGACACCGCGCGCTCGGCCCGGCCCTCGCTGAGCAGACAGGCCGCCAGATGGCCGCCGGCGGAATGGCCAACGAGGACCGGGGGCCCG
Encoded proteins:
- a CDS encoding bifunctional 4-hydroxy-2-oxoglutarate aldolase/2-dehydro-3-deoxy-phosphogluconate aldolase; protein product: MPIDRLSVLTALQTQGVAPVFYHSDPEVCLNVIRACARGGAKAVEFTNRGDFACDLFGEINREMIKTDPDVVLGIGSIIDAGTAAQFLNRGARFVVSPCLVPDVARVCNRRMVAYFPGCGSVRDIGEAQELGCEIIKLFPGASVGGPDFVKAVLGPMPWTKIMPTGGVDPDAASIAKWFGAGIVAAGMGSKLITDAAVKAGDWAGIETQVRATVDAIAAFRAS
- a CDS encoding bifunctional protein-serine/threonine kinase/phosphatase, whose product is MSTDGDLEVAAGFATALGPRADNQDFGGVHIGSPTEQRLHGIVAVVADGVSGSKAGRVASELAARSFIDGYLSQNPLGGIAAAGVAALRGFNRWLHARGKADPAMAGAATTFTALVLRGREATALHVGDSRAWHFRDGVLTRLTEDHTLSQQGLNHVLYRAVGIEQDVKLDVRVQPLKAHDRLLLTSDGVHGVVDDEALCRLLARRASPDADAQAIVEAATLAGTRDNATAIVLDVVRIAALDRDAIGAEAQGLPILPTPKVGDNVDGYALERALSDGKYTRLFLARDGSDPTPVVVKFPKPTLLSEQGARAAFLRESFIGRRIDSPFVGKTLAVDAGRQSRLYIVQPFYDGQTLHGRLAGEGPLDIQSGVSTAIRLARGVEALHRQTITHRDIKPDNVILEKGGGLKLIDLGVARLPRIEGFGAEDFSENEAPGTPGYMAPELHSGAAGDALSDQFALGVTLYRMFCGPQYPWGQAEGRPRFDRLTRPTTHRPDMPAWLEAAIVRAVAPDPDDRFADVQELIHVLESGSATAAPMADSLSLMERYPVRFWQAVSAVLAVLLFIAVVTR
- a CDS encoding alpha/beta hydrolase, with the protein product MTGKSRPDLEAGYNNRAACPDHPAVMARWKAEAQAARAAHPPTVLRYGPGPRETIDLFEAGPGTPIVAFIHGGYWQALDPSWFSWIAPPLLAHGISVAIPGYDLCPEVSLATIVDQMRTATALLTERAGGPPVLVGHSAGGHLAACLLSEGRAERAVSISGVFDLRPLVHTSINTALRLDPPEVARLSPLGWTVPEGAVLDCIVGGGETSEFLRQSRTMAEVWGAGGAQTRFEALGTLDHFTVLGPLADPDSTLVARIADLALSA